One Vulpes lagopus strain Blue_001 chromosome 18, ASM1834538v1, whole genome shotgun sequence DNA window includes the following coding sequences:
- the TBC1D20 gene encoding TBC1 domain family member 20 isoform X2, which yields MAISEGGLLTDEIRQEVWPKLLNVNTNDPPPVSEENLRQVSKDYQQVLLDVRRSLRRFPPGMPEKQREGLQEELIDIILLILERNPQLHYYQGYHDIVVTFLLVVGERLTTSLVEKLSTHHLRDFMDPTMDNTKHILNYLMPIIDQVNPELHDFMQSAEVGTIFALSWLITWFGHVLSDFRHVVRLYDFFLACHPLMPIYFAAVIVLYREQEVLDCDCDMASVHHLLSQIPQDLPYETLISRAGDLFVQFPPSELARKAAAQQQAEKTAASTFKDFELASAQQRPDMVLRQRFRGLLRSEERTKDVLTKPRTNRFVKLAVMGLTVALGAAALAVVKSALEWAPKFQLQLFP from the exons ATGGCTATCAGCGAAGGAGGGCTCCTGACTGATGAGATCAGGCAGGAAGTGTGGCCTAAGCTCCTCAATGTGAACACCAATGACCCACCTCCTGTATCAG AGGAGAACCTGCGGCAGGTGAGCAAGGACTACCAGCAAGTGCTGCTGGATGTCAGGCGATCTttaaggcggttcccacctg gcatgccagagaagcagagagagggccTCCAGGAAGAGCTGATCGACATCATCCTCCTCATCTTGGAGCGCAACCCTCAGCTGCACTACTACCAGGGGTACCATGACATTGTGGTCACATTTCTGCTGGTGGTAGGCGAGAGGCTGACAACATCCCTGGTAGAAAAATTGTCTACCCACCACCTCAG GGATTTCATGGATCCAACAATGGACAACACCAAGCATATATTAAACTATCTGATGCCCATCATTGACCAGGTGAATCCAGAGCTCCATGACTTCATGCAGAG CGCTGAGGTAGGAACCATCTTTGCCCTCAGCTGGCTCATCACCTGGTTTGGGCACGTCCTGTCTGACTTCAGGCACGTTGTGCGGTTATATGACTTCTTCCTGGCCTGCCACCCACTGATGCCCATTTACTTTGCAGCTGTG ATCGTGTTGTATCGAGAGCAGGAAGTCCTGGATTGTGACTGTGACATGGCCTCGGTCCACCACCTCTTGTCCCAGATCCCTCAGGACCTGCCCTATGAGACACTGATCAGTAGAGCCGGAGACCTGTTTGTTCAGTTTCCCCCATCAGAACTTGCCcggaaggcagctgcccaacagCAGGCTGAGAA GACGGCCGCCTCTACCTTCAAAGACTTTGAGCTGGCATCAGCCCAGCAGAGGCCTGACATGGTGCTGCGACAGCGGTTTCGGGGGCTCCTGCGCTCTGAGGAGCGAACGAAAGATGTCCTGACCAAACCAAGGACCAACCGCTTTGTGAAACTGGCGGTGATGGGGCTTACAGTGGCACTTGGAGCGGCTGCCCTGGCTGTGGTGAAAAGTGCCCTGGAGTGGGCTCCTAAGTTTCAACTGCAGCTCTTCCCCTAA
- the TBC1D20 gene encoding TBC1 domain family member 20 isoform X1 produces the protein MALRSAQGDGPTSSRWDCGAEKTDFNAKKKKKVAEIYQALNSDPTDVAALRRMAISEGGLLTDEIRQEVWPKLLNVNTNDPPPVSEENLRQVSKDYQQVLLDVRRSLRRFPPGMPEKQREGLQEELIDIILLILERNPQLHYYQGYHDIVVTFLLVVGERLTTSLVEKLSTHHLRDFMDPTMDNTKHILNYLMPIIDQVNPELHDFMQSAEVGTIFALSWLITWFGHVLSDFRHVVRLYDFFLACHPLMPIYFAAVIVLYREQEVLDCDCDMASVHHLLSQIPQDLPYETLISRAGDLFVQFPPSELARKAAAQQQAEKTAASTFKDFELASAQQRPDMVLRQRFRGLLRSEERTKDVLTKPRTNRFVKLAVMGLTVALGAAALAVVKSALEWAPKFQLQLFP, from the exons ACTTTAAcgccaaaaagaaaaagaaagtggcaGAGATATACCAGGCTCTGAACAGTGACCCCACTGATGTGGCAGCCCTTAGACGCATGGCTATCAGCGAAGGAGGGCTCCTGACTGATGAGATCAGGCAGGAAGTGTGGCCTAAGCTCCTCAATGTGAACACCAATGACCCACCTCCTGTATCAG AGGAGAACCTGCGGCAGGTGAGCAAGGACTACCAGCAAGTGCTGCTGGATGTCAGGCGATCTttaaggcggttcccacctg gcatgccagagaagcagagagagggccTCCAGGAAGAGCTGATCGACATCATCCTCCTCATCTTGGAGCGCAACCCTCAGCTGCACTACTACCAGGGGTACCATGACATTGTGGTCACATTTCTGCTGGTGGTAGGCGAGAGGCTGACAACATCCCTGGTAGAAAAATTGTCTACCCACCACCTCAG GGATTTCATGGATCCAACAATGGACAACACCAAGCATATATTAAACTATCTGATGCCCATCATTGACCAGGTGAATCCAGAGCTCCATGACTTCATGCAGAG CGCTGAGGTAGGAACCATCTTTGCCCTCAGCTGGCTCATCACCTGGTTTGGGCACGTCCTGTCTGACTTCAGGCACGTTGTGCGGTTATATGACTTCTTCCTGGCCTGCCACCCACTGATGCCCATTTACTTTGCAGCTGTG ATCGTGTTGTATCGAGAGCAGGAAGTCCTGGATTGTGACTGTGACATGGCCTCGGTCCACCACCTCTTGTCCCAGATCCCTCAGGACCTGCCCTATGAGACACTGATCAGTAGAGCCGGAGACCTGTTTGTTCAGTTTCCCCCATCAGAACTTGCCcggaaggcagctgcccaacagCAGGCTGAGAA GACGGCCGCCTCTACCTTCAAAGACTTTGAGCTGGCATCAGCCCAGCAGAGGCCTGACATGGTGCTGCGACAGCGGTTTCGGGGGCTCCTGCGCTCTGAGGAGCGAACGAAAGATGTCCTGACCAAACCAAGGACCAACCGCTTTGTGAAACTGGCGGTGATGGGGCTTACAGTGGCACTTGGAGCGGCTGCCCTGGCTGTGGTGAAAAGTGCCCTGGAGTGGGCTCCTAAGTTTCAACTGCAGCTCTTCCCCTAA